In a single window of the Aminomonas paucivorans DSM 12260 genome:
- a CDS encoding putative metallopeptidase, with protein sequence MEPLEGTYEICSSRIKPIAEKLIQKYEELRHIEVDHILFLLNRKSVGSKKRVILARTSKVPPKWQEILYQLGAMDFTYIMEFFEKTTACLDENQMVALVYRELRQIGREGNVAPPDVHEWYNVLMGLGRHWFYPEATCPNLLGDDVDWRKLMGSAYEQPLPPE encoded by the coding sequence ATGGAGCCCTTGGAAGGGACCTACGAGATCTGTTCCAGTCGTATCAAGCCCATCGCGGAGAAACTCATCCAGAAATACGAGGAACTGAGGCACATCGAGGTGGACCACATCCTCTTCCTCCTCAACCGGAAGTCCGTGGGGAGCAAGAAACGGGTGATCCTGGCCCGGACGAGCAAGGTTCCTCCCAAATGGCAGGAGATCCTCTACCAGCTGGGGGCCATGGATTTTACCTACATCATGGAGTTTTTCGAGAAGACCACCGCCTGCCTGGACGAAAACCAGATGGTCGCCCTGGTCTATCGCGAGCTTCGCCAGATCGGACGGGAGGGGAACGTGGCACCCCCGGACGTGCACGAGTGGTACAACGTCCTCATGGGGTTGGGGCGGCACTGGTTCTATCCCGAGGCCACCTGCCCGAACCTGCTGGGGGACGATGTGGACTGGAGGAAGCTCATGGGGTCCGCCTACGAGCAACCGCTGCCTCCGGAATAG
- a CDS encoding biotin transporter BioY, translated as MFLRPRVAVLAALFAALTAVGAQIRIPFPLVPLTLQTPFVLAAGLVLGPRGGMWAMGLYLLMGLFGLPVFAGAGGPQVVLLPTFGFLLGFVGAAGAAGWVARWDAPDLSPGHRFRLHLLACLCGTGVLYALGLTGLWANLHWVAGKDVSWTAVLEMGLFPFLLGDGVKILGTSVLVSLSLQRVPGLLSGRAPG; from the coding sequence TTGTTCCTTCGACCCCGCGTGGCTGTCCTGGCCGCGCTGTTTGCCGCCCTGACGGCGGTGGGCGCCCAGATCCGCATTCCCTTTCCCCTCGTCCCCCTGACCCTCCAGACGCCCTTCGTCCTGGCGGCAGGGCTCGTCCTGGGCCCCCGTGGAGGCATGTGGGCCATGGGGCTTTATCTCCTCATGGGACTGTTCGGCCTCCCGGTCTTCGCGGGAGCGGGAGGTCCCCAGGTGGTGCTGCTGCCCACCTTCGGCTTCCTTCTGGGCTTCGTGGGGGCCGCCGGGGCGGCGGGATGGGTGGCTCGATGGGATGCCCCGGACCTTTCCCCGGGGCATCGGTTTCGGCTCCACCTCCTGGCCTGCCTCTGCGGGACGGGGGTGCTCTACGCCCTGGGGCTGACGGGACTTTGGGCGAACCTGCATTGGGTGGCGGGAAAGGACGTATCTTGGACCGCGGTCCTGGAGATGGGGCTCTTCCCCTTCCTGCTGGGGGATGGGGTGAAGATTCTGGGCACGTCGGTTCTGGTCTCCCTCTCCCTGCAACGGGTTCCGGGGTTGCTCTCGGGAAGGGCACCGGGCTAG
- the ftsZ gene encoding cell division protein FtsZ: MPNHLLSVIPGDERVQDQGTIRLERDECRREVIKVIGVGGGGNNALNHIIRSGVQGVDYIAANTDLGSLDQSSSDWKVVLGAKLTRGLGAGACPEVGRDAALESREEIRQALKGSDMVYLTAGMGGGTGTGALPVIAQMAKEMGILSVAVVTRPFGFEGKKRCRQAQEGIDQLRESVDALIVVPNDKLLEMADRNMPLQDSFRLADDVLRQAVQGVTDLVVRPGLVNVDFADLRTVMSNAGAAVMGIGVGKGENRAKEAVQKALESPLMETPMRRAKGVLLNVTGGMDLGIHEVYEAAELLREHLDEDANFVWGYVPDAAMEGSVQMVVIATGFEPGTSPARRERETPGLHLQSASARGPKAPERPEAEAPREGAEEDGLFLQTPTTGLDTPSVWRRRE; this comes from the coding sequence ATGCCAAATCACCTGCTCAGCGTGATTCCCGGGGACGAGCGCGTCCAGGACCAGGGAACCATCAGGCTGGAGCGCGACGAATGCCGCCGGGAGGTCATCAAGGTCATCGGCGTCGGCGGAGGGGGGAACAATGCCCTCAACCACATCATCCGCAGCGGCGTGCAGGGGGTGGACTACATCGCCGCCAACACGGACCTGGGCAGCCTGGACCAATCCTCCTCGGACTGGAAGGTGGTCCTGGGGGCGAAGCTCACCCGCGGCCTGGGGGCCGGCGCCTGCCCGGAGGTGGGACGGGATGCCGCCCTGGAGTCCCGGGAGGAGATCCGCCAGGCCCTGAAGGGTTCCGACATGGTCTACCTCACCGCGGGCATGGGCGGGGGCACCGGTACCGGGGCCCTGCCGGTGATCGCCCAGATGGCCAAGGAGATGGGGATCCTCTCCGTGGCGGTGGTGACCCGTCCCTTCGGTTTCGAGGGCAAGAAACGCTGCCGCCAGGCCCAGGAGGGCATCGACCAGCTTCGGGAGTCCGTGGACGCCCTCATCGTGGTGCCCAACGACAAGCTCCTGGAGATGGCGGATCGCAACATGCCCCTGCAGGACTCCTTCCGCCTGGCGGACGACGTGCTGCGCCAGGCCGTCCAGGGCGTCACGGATCTGGTGGTGCGCCCCGGCCTGGTGAACGTGGACTTCGCGGACCTACGCACCGTCATGTCCAACGCCGGAGCGGCGGTCATGGGCATCGGCGTGGGCAAGGGAGAGAACCGGGCCAAGGAGGCGGTCCAGAAGGCGCTGGAGAGCCCCCTCATGGAAACCCCCATGCGCCGGGCCAAGGGAGTGCTCCTCAACGTCACCGGCGGCATGGATTTGGGGATCCACGAGGTCTACGAGGCGGCGGAACTCCTTCGGGAGCACCTGGACGAGGACGCCAACTTCGTCTGGGGCTACGTCCCCGATGCTGCCATGGAGGGTTCTGTGCAGATGGTGGTCATCGCCACGGGCTTCGAGCCCGGCACCTCCCCTGCCCGTCGGGAACGGGAGACCCCGGGGCTGCACCTTCAGTCCGCCTCGGCCCGAGGCCCCAAGGCTCCGGAACGTCCCGAGGCGGAGGCTCCCCGGGAGGGGGCGGAGGAGGACGGCCTCTTCCTTCAGACTCCCACCACGGGCTTGGACACCCCCTCGGTGTGGCGACGCCGGGAGTAA
- a CDS encoding AI-2E family transporter, which translates to MSPNLPPDASPKNPAVPTLPFLLFLGILGLGALEVTRPLVRPLAWGAVAAFLTHPLFAALNRRTRGHCPGLCATLTLLAALCFVLAPVSYLVTFLGQETSALVAAIARFNAQIQGGTPELWFSKLPPRIQETLGPLLQDRRLWGELVQKAGLWVGGLVAAGSSGLLQGTATFLYEASLALVSTFFLVRDGASMVAYLGSALPLPGEQKRAFLERSRDLLRSVLFGVLLTVALQAVLGGLGWWVAGLPNPVFSGFLMFLFGMVPLVGTALIWVPGGVYLLIAGHIKAGVLLLLWGALVVGSVDQFLRPLFISGRGGAPTFLVLLGILGGLSAWGFLGIFLGPLALALFLVVFDTYRRQWATEDAPEGTLPF; encoded by the coding sequence GTGAGCCCGAACCTTCCTCCCGACGCATCCCCCAAGAACCCCGCCGTCCCCACCCTGCCCTTTCTCCTGTTCTTGGGCATCCTGGGGCTCGGGGCCCTGGAGGTGACCCGCCCCCTGGTGCGCCCCCTGGCCTGGGGGGCCGTGGCGGCCTTCCTGACCCACCCTCTCTTCGCCGCCCTGAACCGGCGCACCCGGGGGCACTGTCCCGGCCTGTGCGCCACCCTCACCCTCCTGGCCGCCCTGTGCTTCGTCCTGGCCCCGGTGTCCTACCTGGTGACCTTCCTGGGGCAGGAGACCTCCGCCCTGGTTGCGGCCATCGCCCGGTTCAACGCCCAGATCCAGGGAGGAACCCCGGAGCTGTGGTTCTCCAAGCTGCCCCCCCGGATCCAGGAGACCCTGGGCCCCCTGCTTCAGGACCGACGCCTCTGGGGGGAGCTGGTCCAGAAGGCGGGGCTCTGGGTGGGGGGGCTGGTGGCGGCGGGATCCTCGGGGCTCCTCCAGGGCACCGCCACCTTCCTCTACGAGGCCTCCTTGGCCCTGGTGTCCACCTTCTTCCTGGTGCGGGACGGGGCCTCCATGGTGGCCTACCTGGGGTCCGCCCTCCCCCTGCCGGGGGAGCAGAAGCGGGCCTTTCTGGAGCGCAGCCGGGACCTGCTCCGGTCGGTGCTCTTCGGGGTGCTGCTCACCGTGGCCCTCCAGGCGGTGCTGGGGGGGCTGGGGTGGTGGGTCGCGGGGCTGCCTAACCCGGTGTTCTCCGGGTTCCTCATGTTCCTCTTCGGCATGGTGCCGTTGGTGGGCACCGCCCTGATCTGGGTCCCCGGGGGGGTCTACCTGCTGATCGCCGGACACATCAAGGCGGGGGTCCTGCTGCTCCTCTGGGGAGCCTTGGTGGTGGGGTCGGTGGACCAGTTCCTCCGCCCCCTGTTCATCTCCGGCCGGGGGGGCGCCCCCACCTTCCTGGTGCTGTTGGGAATCCTGGGGGGGCTTTCCGCCTGGGGCTTTCTGGGGATCTTCCTGGGCCCCCTGGCGCTGGCGCTGTTCCTGGTGGTGTTCGACACCTACCGCCGCCAGTGGGCGACGGAGGATGCCCCCGAGGGGACCCTTCCCTTCTGA
- a CDS encoding efflux RND transporter periplasmic adaptor subunit — MVSLMKRTKGKARMLLWIGLIVAGIGLVAYRIAFPKPEPRTPSVAAIRAEKGLPVRVRTVTSGTWELRRSYYGQVAASATQEVTAVLRERILRVLVEEGQRVRAGQPLLVLESTEQAANLGADRAAVEEARRDYRRAKVLFQEGGLSRADVDKAYVRLRAEEAKLAASRSTLGQTTVRAAVDGVVAVRDAEPGEVAEPGKLLLSVLDPSRLEAQIPLPSSELGQVRPGTEVAFSLEGRTLNGRVKRVNPKADPATGLFTAVVALPPDRGVRPGVFLEGQFLIRRKEGVIALPSTVFLREGDQMAVYLVSGDRAVRRPVKVGEGQGDTLEVLSGLAPGDAVVEEGVGTLSDGAKLWIQDPASRDRTPSPATSPEPRSSRPAEGEGAPWA; from the coding sequence ATGGTGTCGCTCATGAAGAGAACGAAGGGGAAGGCCCGGATGCTGCTGTGGATCGGCCTGATCGTGGCGGGCATCGGCCTGGTGGCCTACCGGATCGCCTTCCCCAAGCCGGAGCCCCGAACCCCCTCGGTGGCGGCCATCCGGGCGGAGAAGGGCCTGCCCGTGCGGGTACGCACCGTGACCTCCGGCACCTGGGAGCTGCGGCGCAGCTACTACGGCCAGGTGGCCGCCTCGGCCACCCAGGAGGTGACGGCGGTGCTTCGGGAACGCATCCTCCGGGTTCTGGTGGAGGAGGGGCAACGGGTCCGGGCGGGACAGCCCCTGCTGGTTCTGGAGTCCACGGAGCAGGCGGCCAACCTGGGGGCCGACCGGGCGGCGGTGGAGGAGGCCCGTAGGGATTACCGCCGGGCGAAGGTCCTCTTCCAGGAGGGGGGGCTTTCCCGGGCGGACGTGGACAAGGCCTACGTGCGCCTCCGGGCGGAGGAGGCCAAGCTGGCGGCCTCCCGGTCCACCCTGGGTCAGACCACGGTGCGCGCCGCCGTGGACGGGGTGGTGGCGGTGCGGGACGCGGAGCCCGGAGAGGTGGCGGAACCGGGGAAGCTGCTCCTGTCCGTCCTGGACCCCTCCCGCCTGGAGGCCCAGATCCCCCTGCCCTCCTCGGAGCTGGGACAGGTGCGTCCGGGCACGGAGGTGGCCTTCTCCCTGGAGGGTCGCACCCTGAACGGACGGGTCAAGCGGGTGAACCCCAAGGCGGACCCCGCCACGGGGCTGTTCACCGCCGTGGTGGCCCTGCCTCCGGACCGGGGGGTGCGGCCGGGGGTCTTCCTGGAGGGGCAGTTCCTCATCCGCCGGAAGGAAGGGGTCATCGCCCTGCCCTCCACGGTGTTCCTCCGGGAGGGGGACCAGATGGCGGTGTACCTGGTCTCCGGGGACCGGGCGGTGCGCCGACCCGTGAAGGTGGGGGAGGGGCAGGGAGATACCCTGGAGGTGCTCTCCGGCCTCGCCCCGGGGGATGCGGTGGTGGAGGAGGGGGTGGGCACCCTGAGCGACGGGGCGAAGCTCTGGATCCAGGACCCCGCTTCCCGGGACCGGACGCCCTCCCCGGCGACCTCTCCTGAACCCCGATCCTCCCGTCCCGCAGAGGGAGAGGGCGCCCCATGGGCCTGA